GTTCTTGGTACTCGACGAATTCCACACCTACGACGGCGCACAAGGCACCGACGTGGCCATGCTGCTGCGCCGACTGGGCCTGACTCTCAAGAGTCACTGGGACGCCACAACCCGGGTGACCGACGACGATCGCGCCCGCTCGCTGGGCAAGATCATCCCCGTCGCCACCTCGGCGACACTCGGATCCGGCGGCGCCCCCACCGCTATGGTTGATTTCGCCCACACCGTCTTCGGTGAAGAGTTCGGTGTCGATGCCGTGATCGGCGAAACTCGCATCGACCCCCACGCCTGGCTGTCGACGCGGACGGGGGAGCGGGACAACGAGTTCCACCCGACCGATACGGTGCTGCCGGATGCCCTCATCCCCATCGAGCACGCGCACCGCACCGCCGAGAACAACGCAGTGCTCGCCGAGGCGGTGTTTGCGACCCTGTTCGACACCGTTCCCGAGGGACTCGACGTGGCGACCATGCTCGACCAGCTCAAAGCACATCCCTTCATCGGGGCCGTGCTGCGCCACGCGGTCGACGCCACAACATTGGCCGCTCTGGCCGATCAGGTGTTTCCTCCGCTCACCGGTGAACGCGACGCCGACCGCGTCCGGGCGAACCGGATTCGCTACCTCGAATACGTGTTCGCGATGCTGTCGCACCTGCGTGCCGAACTCGGCCGCTCGGCGCTCGGCGTCGATGTGCACCTGTGGATCCGGGAACTGAGCCGGGTCGACCGCGCAGTACAGGCCACCGCCGCCTACCGCTGGTCCGACGACGGGGCCGTCGCCGACGACACCGACCTCTACCTGCCCGCCGTGTACTGCCGGCACTGCGGCCGCTCCGGCTGGGGCGCGCGACTGGCCCCCACCGGAAGCGCCCTCGACGTCACCGACGAGGCGATCCGCGCCGACCACGCCGCCGGAGCTCCGCGCTTCCGCGCACTCATCTCCGCACCCGCCGAGGCGCACGTCGACGTCGACATCGACAACCTGCGCTGGTTCAACCTCAACCACCGCGAACTCGTCTCCACCGCGCCCGACCTCGACAGCGCGGAAGTCGTCGAGGGACGCGTCTTGCCGGTCCTCACCCTCACCGGGCCCGACGCCGACGACCAGTCCACCAAGGACGTGTGCCCCGCCTGCGGTGCCGCTGACGGCATCCGATTCCTCGGCAGCGCCGTGGCGACCCAACTGTCGGTCACGTTGTCGAACCTGTTCGGCGACAAGAACCTCGACGCCGCCGAGAAGAAGGCGCTGATGTTCACCGACAGCGTCCAAGACGCGGCGCACCGCGCCGGATTCGTCCAGGCCCGGTCGCACAGCCTGACGTTGCGTACCGCGTTGCGGGGTGCTCTCGGCGACGGCGAACTCGACCTCACCGAACTCAGCCAGGCTGTCATCGCCCGCGCCGGCACCGATCCGGTGCTGCGGTACCAACTGCTGCCGCCCGACATCGTCGACCGCGAGCAGTTCGTCGGATTCTGGAACCCCGACGTTCATCCGAACACCCGCCGGGCCGCCGAAGATCGCGCAAAGCGTCGGCTGCGCTTCGACATCGACCTGGAGTTCGGACTGCAATCACGCATCGGCCGCACCCTGGAGCTGACCGGCAGCGTGGTCTCCGAGGTGTATCTCGGCGCGCCGCAACGCGCATCGATCATCGGACGCCACACCATCGAGAAGGCCGAAGGCATTCAGATGCCGCTGACGGACCTCAGCGACAGCGTCATCGCGACCTGGGTACGGGGCACCGTCGAACGGATTCGCACTCGGGGTGGCATCCAGCACGAATGGTTGCGCTCCTACCTTGAGAAGAACGCCAACCGCTACCACATCTGGGGCGGTCGCCCCCGCGGCCAAGGCATGCCGGCCTTCCCCAAAGGGCGAGCTGCGCCCGCATTCCCGGCCACCAAACAGGGCGGCGGGGCGCTGCCCGAGGGGTATGACCCGGTCACCTCGCCCTCATCGTGGTACGCCAAGTGGGCATCGGACTGCCTGGGCGTAAGCCCCGCCGAAGGAGCCTTCCTGGCCAAGGCACTGCTCGCTGAACTCAAGGAACAGCTGGTGCTGACCGCGCTGACCAACGAAACCGGCGCCACCGTCTACCAATTGCCACCGTCGACGGTGCGCGTCAGCGCCCCCAGCCTGGAAGCGCTCGAAGACGGACGCCACCTGTTGACGTGTGACGTGTGCCAGGCGCCGGTCCCCGGAAGTGTCACCACCATCGACCAGCTCGATGGTGGGCCATGCCTGCTGACCCGTTGCCCGGGACATCTCCGCCGTGCCGGCAAGCCGGACAACTTCTACCGCCGGCTGTACAGCTCGGGCGACATGAAGCGGGTGGTCGCCCGCGAACACACCTCGCTGCTGGACGCCAAGACCCGTCAGGGCTATGAGGCCGCGTTCAAACGCGGCGGCAGCGACCCGCAGGCCCCGAACGTGTTGGTGGCCACGCCCACCCTGGAGATGGGCATCGACATCGGTGACCTGTCCACGGTCATGTTGGGCTCACTGCCCAAGACCGTCGCGTCCTACCTGCAGCGCGTCGGCCGGGCAGGCCGCCTCACCGGCAACTCGCTGGTGCTGGCGTACGTGCGCGGGCGCGGCGAGCATCTGCCCAAGCTGTTCGAACCGCTGTCGGTGATCCAGGGCGAAGTTCGCCCACCCGCGACGCTGCTCAACGCCGAGGAGATCCTGCAGCGCCAGTACGTGGCGCACATCGTCGATCAACTCGCCCGTGATCCGCAGATCACGCCGCCGAAGGACGCACGCGCCGTGTTGGGTGACACCGGCGACACCAGTTGGCTCGCCGGACTACTCGACCTCGCCGCCTCCGACGCCGACGCACTGCTCGACCGTTTCCTCGCCCAGTTCGCCCCCCACTTGAGCGAGGACGCCGTCAACGGGCTACGGGCCTGGGCCACCACCCCGCCGCAGGGCGGGACGAGTGGCCTGACGCAACACCTCACCTCCGCCGCCCACCAATGGCGCACGGACCTCGAAGAACTCACCGCCCGCCGCGATGCCGTGGATGCCGAACTGCCCGAATTCGAACGGCGGGCGGCATCCCCGGCCGCCACTGACGACGACCGTCGAGCGCTGCGCATCGCCAAGGGATCCCGCAAGCTGCTGGGCGCACAGATCAACTCGATCACCACCGACTACTGGATCTCGGTGCTGGAACGCTACGGCGTGCTGCCCAATTACACACTGCTCGACGACACGGTCACCCTCGACGTCGGCGTCACCTGGATCGACCCCGACAGCGGCAACTACATGGGCGACTCACTCAGCTATCAGCGCGGCTCCCGGGTGGCCTTGACCGAACTCGCGCCGGGCGCCACCTTTTACGCCCAGGGACTGGCGGTCACCATCGATGCCGTCGACGTGGGCAGCAACGAAGCGCACATCCAGGCCTGGCAGTTGTGCCCGCAGTGCGGCTGGGCCGGCATCAGCTCCGGCGCCACGGTGACCGATCCGGTGTCCAGTTGCCCCCGCTGCCAGAACACCGGTATCGCCGATGTGAGCCAACGGGTTCCGGTGATCGAGATGACACGGGTCTCGGCCGAGGTCCGCCGCGACGAAGCCACGATCAACGACAACCGTGACGACCGGCAGAAGGAACCTTTCACGGTGCTCGTCGCCGCCGACGTCGACCCGGAACACCTCGGGCGCCGCTGGTTCCGCGCAGACTCGGAGTTCGGTGCCGAGTACCTGCGTCGTATCGACATCCGGTGGCTGAACCTCGGGCGACGCAACTCCCAAGGCAAGAAGCGCCTCATCGCCGGCCAGGAATCGTCGACCGGACTGTTCCGAGTATGCGCTTCGTGCGGCCAGCTCGACCACAGCGCCGGCCGCAACAACCGGTACGAGCACCGCACCTGGTGCCGACTGCGCGAGGCGCCCACCGAGGACGTCCGCGAGGTCGCGCTGGCGCGGACCCTGCGCACCCAAGCCGTGCTCGTGCACCTCCCGCCGCAGATGGAGTACGACTCCTTCGCGCACACCAGCCTGGCCGCCGCCATGATGCTCGGACTGCGCGAAGTCATCGGCGGTTCACCCGAACACCTCGACATCGCAACCATTCCCGACGCGCTGCGCGCCCCTAACCGGCGGGCCTTGCTGATCCACGACACCGTGCCCGGCGGAACCGGCTATCTGGCCGAGTTCGCCGACCACACCAAAGTATGGGCGGTGCTGGCAGCCGCACGACGCATCGTCCACACCTGTCCCTGCCAGCACGAGGACCGGCTAGCCTGCCATCGCTGCCTGCTGCCGTTCGCCGCTCCGCATGAAATGGACAAGGTCTCGCGCGCCGCCGCTGCCAAACTGCTCGACACCATCCTCGATACCCCCGCAGGCACCGAACCCGCTCTGAACGACTGGACGGCCGGCGTCACCGAAGAGGCGCCCCCACCCACCCCGCTCAGCGACGAATCCTTCCTGGAGAGCGCGTTCTACGCCGCGTTCGTCGAACGGCTCCGGCTCATCGGAGCGACCGTGGTGGAGAAACCAGGTGTTTACGGCCCGTCAGCGACCATCACCATGCAGGGCACCAAGTCGCGGAAATGGTCGCTGCGCCCGCAGGTTTCGGTGGGCTTCGCCAAGCCGGACTTCGAACTGCAGACACCCGATCCGGACATACCCAAGATCGCCATCTTCGCCGACGGCCGGAAGTTCCACGCCGTGCCCGGATGCAACCGGGTCGCCGACGACGCCGACAAACGGGAAAAGCTTCGCAAGGCCGGCTACTGGGTGTGGTCCTTCAGCCACGAGGATCTGCAGCGCTTCAAAGCGGGCGAGGACGTCGTGCCCGGCTGGTTCGACCAGAACGCCGCCAACATCGTCACCAGCCAGTTCCAGGTGCAGCCAGGGCTCATCCGGCTGCTGTCCAAGGATCCGATCACGCAGCTGCTCGAATTCATGATGAATCCGGAAGCGGGCGCGTGGGAGAAGTTCAGTAAGTGGATGCCGTATCTGTTTGTCCGCGGGCACAACCGGGCGAAGTCAGAAGTCGAGCTGGCTGCTGAAGCAGCGATCGCCGCACTCGACGGTACCGCGCCGTTCGAGGTGACCGGTACCGACGTCTGCTGGACCTTCGCCGACGGTGGTGTTGCGGTGACCGCCGGGGTGCGCAGCGCGGCCGAACCCCCGCGGGCCGTGTTGGCCGTCGATGATCGCGACGACCGTCTGGAACTCCTCGACGGTAAAGCGTGGAAAGAATGGTTGCGGCTGTCGAACTGGCTGGCCATCAGTGAGAACCACCGCGTCGGAACCCATTCGACGCTGTCCGCCGCACCGGGGCTGGTAGCCGAGGTGGTGCAGGAGGACACACTGCCCGCCGAATGGCAAAAGGTGTACGACGAAGCCGTCACGGACCTCGAACGCGAACTCATCCGTGCGCTGGCCGACGTCGGCGCTGCCGTACCGGAACTGGGTTACGAGACCGACGACGGGGAGGTGCTCGACATGGCCTGGGCGGACGCTCGGGTCGGCGTGGTGCTCGACGGTGGCGCTGACGCAGCCGGTTGGGTCCTGTGCCCGCCGGACGCCGAGAAGATTCTTGAAGCTCTGAAAATGAACGGAGTGGTGTAGGTGGCGAATCTGGTCATCGCGTCCAACAGCAAGGCGATGTCCAAGCTGGATGGGTCGATCAAGAAAAAGGTGTATGACTTCTTCGAGAAGCTCAACGAGGACGATGCTCAGCCCGGACTGCATATCGAGCCGTTGAAGACGGCGATCGACCCGCGGGTCCGGACCGGTCGGGTAGACCTGCACTACCGGGCAGTGCTGTTCCGGGTCGACGACAAGTCCAGCGGACCCACGTACATCTACATGGGCACGTGGGGGCACGACGAGGCGAACAAGCTGGCTGAACGTGCCACCCTGCGCGTCAATCCCATCAACGGCACCCTGGAGGGGTTGATCGGGGAGCCTGTTACGGCAGAGCCTCCGGCGTCCGGTGAGCCGGTCACGGAACCCGCGCCGAA
This DNA window, taken from Mycolicibacterium sp. MU0050, encodes the following:
- a CDS encoding DEAD/DEAH box helicase, whose product is MGALLPTLQAEHLREGLTDYLATTFALTDPDAQAALTDFVGHPDTGLFKGPYVRLRLPFAPAGDGWTGQLDWWPETFTPYGHQARAFERLSTKHQDRPQPTLVTTGTGSGKTESFLIPILDHVLRAKKAGVTGMKALILYPMNALANDQAERLARLITGDPRLGAITAGLYTGEHGSGGRTRVSEHGLITDRTLMHDAPPDILLTNYKMLDHMLLHPGRADMWRLSADSLQFLVLDEFHTYDGAQGTDVAMLLRRLGLTLKSHWDATTRVTDDDRARSLGKIIPVATSATLGSGGAPTAMVDFAHTVFGEEFGVDAVIGETRIDPHAWLSTRTGERDNEFHPTDTVLPDALIPIEHAHRTAENNAVLAEAVFATLFDTVPEGLDVATMLDQLKAHPFIGAVLRHAVDATTLAALADQVFPPLTGERDADRVRANRIRYLEYVFAMLSHLRAELGRSALGVDVHLWIRELSRVDRAVQATAAYRWSDDGAVADDTDLYLPAVYCRHCGRSGWGARLAPTGSALDVTDEAIRADHAAGAPRFRALISAPAEAHVDVDIDNLRWFNLNHRELVSTAPDLDSAEVVEGRVLPVLTLTGPDADDQSTKDVCPACGAADGIRFLGSAVATQLSVTLSNLFGDKNLDAAEKKALMFTDSVQDAAHRAGFVQARSHSLTLRTALRGALGDGELDLTELSQAVIARAGTDPVLRYQLLPPDIVDREQFVGFWNPDVHPNTRRAAEDRAKRRLRFDIDLEFGLQSRIGRTLELTGSVVSEVYLGAPQRASIIGRHTIEKAEGIQMPLTDLSDSVIATWVRGTVERIRTRGGIQHEWLRSYLEKNANRYHIWGGRPRGQGMPAFPKGRAAPAFPATKQGGGALPEGYDPVTSPSSWYAKWASDCLGVSPAEGAFLAKALLAELKEQLVLTALTNETGATVYQLPPSTVRVSAPSLEALEDGRHLLTCDVCQAPVPGSVTTIDQLDGGPCLLTRCPGHLRRAGKPDNFYRRLYSSGDMKRVVAREHTSLLDAKTRQGYEAAFKRGGSDPQAPNVLVATPTLEMGIDIGDLSTVMLGSLPKTVASYLQRVGRAGRLTGNSLVLAYVRGRGEHLPKLFEPLSVIQGEVRPPATLLNAEEILQRQYVAHIVDQLARDPQITPPKDARAVLGDTGDTSWLAGLLDLAASDADALLDRFLAQFAPHLSEDAVNGLRAWATTPPQGGTSGLTQHLTSAAHQWRTDLEELTARRDAVDAELPEFERRAASPAATDDDRRALRIAKGSRKLLGAQINSITTDYWISVLERYGVLPNYTLLDDTVTLDVGVTWIDPDSGNYMGDSLSYQRGSRVALTELAPGATFYAQGLAVTIDAVDVGSNEAHIQAWQLCPQCGWAGISSGATVTDPVSSCPRCQNTGIADVSQRVPVIEMTRVSAEVRRDEATINDNRDDRQKEPFTVLVAADVDPEHLGRRWFRADSEFGAEYLRRIDIRWLNLGRRNSQGKKRLIAGQESSTGLFRVCASCGQLDHSAGRNNRYEHRTWCRLREAPTEDVREVALARTLRTQAVLVHLPPQMEYDSFAHTSLAAAMMLGLREVIGGSPEHLDIATIPDALRAPNRRALLIHDTVPGGTGYLAEFADHTKVWAVLAAARRIVHTCPCQHEDRLACHRCLLPFAAPHEMDKVSRAAAAKLLDTILDTPAGTEPALNDWTAGVTEEAPPPTPLSDESFLESAFYAAFVERLRLIGATVVEKPGVYGPSATITMQGTKSRKWSLRPQVSVGFAKPDFELQTPDPDIPKIAIFADGRKFHAVPGCNRVADDADKREKLRKAGYWVWSFSHEDLQRFKAGEDVVPGWFDQNAANIVTSQFQVQPGLIRLLSKDPITQLLEFMMNPEAGAWEKFSKWMPYLFVRGHNRAKSEVELAAEAAIAALDGTAPFEVTGTDVCWTFADGGVAVTAGVRSAAEPPRAVLAVDDRDDRLELLDGKAWKEWLRLSNWLAISENHRVGTHSTLSAAPGLVAEVVQEDTLPAEWQKVYDEAVTDLERELIRALADVGAAVPELGYETDDGEVLDMAWADARVGVVLDGGADAAGWVLCPPDAEKILEALKMNGVV